In the genome of Cryptococcus neoformans var. neoformans B-3501A chromosome 5, whole genome shotgun sequence, the window GAATGACTTGGCTTTGGGTAGTCTGGCGAGTTTGTCTTTGATGTCATCCTTCAAACCCTTGTAGAAgcaagccttcttcgcttcgtCATTCCACTGAACCAAGGTGGTGTAACACATAAAGGTTGCGAGGTATGAGGATACAGAACCATGCTGACAAACAGTGTTTAGTTGTCGTTCTGCTGTTTGTTCTTCGTCTGGATCCCTGAAGTTCTTCCTTAATTCAGCACAAAATTTCTTGAAGTCCAGCATAAACTTGGGCTGGGGATCGATGGTTACGAAGGGTTGGAACCATAAGAATGGGGTGTCTCGGAGGAAAGATCCGGCGTATAGGACTTTGGAGGTCTCAGTAGGGAAAcgagaaggttggaggGTAATCACCATCGTTACTTGAGTGATAAAGGTTGAGAGCTTGGCATACTGCCCATGGTAGTACTCGGGTTGGGATACCTTCGGTTCTTGAGGTCTACTGGAGGGCACTGAGGTGCGTTGTCGGCTGTATTCCCTTTTAACTTCTGGGTGTGGTGTCTGTGCTGACAGGTCGCGGCTTGATCTAgattcttcgtcttcgtcatccAATTCTTGTTCGTTCTCGCCCTCGTATCTTCACTATTATCAAACATTTGTTGTTCGACAGACTttgctctcttccaacttatgcaccaactcttccttctgttgCTCAAGTCTTGCAATATGATTGCGCATCATCTCGagttgggtttgggtgtcGCTTGATGTGTTGTCAGCGGTAAATGGGTCGGATTGAGGATTGGTGTTGAATGAACCTGTGGGATTGTTGTCGTCATCGAGGGTATGTTCTACTTCCTCGCCTTTTTCAACCTTTTCCACAGCTCGACCGATATGAGTGGATGGACCTGACATGATATAGGATATGGTATACGAAGTGGTATGAGGTTATAGGTGGCagaggttgttgatgaagttgtATAAGGGTATACGTATGTGTTGGAGGTAAAAGGTACTTGAAGCCTATACCAACCAACAACAAGTGtggaagatcaatatttactgtccccaacaaggtccggccttggagacgagatggaAAGCCATAGTTTTactaagcaatgagatatatgtatgatatacctttgacacttgtctgttggcaTATGGTATAGGGTGGAGGTATATtagcttgggaagatcaggcaagcttatatactagtggagtaagtttatgtcgaaggtggtgcaaggtaagacgagagcgagcactgggagctcgaggacctttcgcaaagtaacttatgaaatattgatcttcaaggcgaagaagatcaagatcgaggacagagctcccctttatatacttctacagaaatctatttatatccttcgAGGTCCGGCTGGACCTCCTTATTTGAAAcaatcttgccttcctattatgtaactccctcctatgatcttttatctcttcttctttgtgcaggctcgTGACAACCACACACTTAGATGAACGAACACTTCCATTCTCATTAACAAAACCACCCAAAAACTGAACAGAATTCCCAAAATTAACTTGGTGCAATTGAATGATTTACCTGAAACCCTGCGAAGTCTTTCATGGGTCATCAtttgtatatatatatatcagCTTCTACATATTAGCAAACCATTTGCAAAGTCATGGAAGATCTGTTTCTATTTCTCTCAATATTACAGTTATTCAATTACCCTGATTAGGTACATTTACACCAAAACACAGTGAAATAGTGCATAATTGAAAAGGATTACAAAGAAATTAATATGGACTGTTGACAATGTCATTGTGAGATTGATGTATTTTTCTTGCAGGTGTAGACAACAAGGTGTTCGGAGCTAGAGATGATCGGGTAGGCTGTGACAAGTTAGCTTTGATCATGCTATACTAATATTGATCATATTCAATACCTTAGCCATATCTTTCTTATTTGCCACAAGAACATTGTGTTCAAGTGCAACAATAATGTTTTTGTCTGCACCAAATTTGAAGTTGTCTGCTACCACTCGGGAGTCATAGCGCTGGAGTTACTCAGTATTGGTTTTTTGGTGAAGCAGAAGCTCACTTTAATTTGATAGGTATCAGTACGTCCTTGCTTGAGCATCCGGAAGTTCCCTTTTCATGAGCCACATTCTCCATTGACTGGAACTCACAGGTAATAACATAATTTCCGGTAGAAGTCACAATGCTTTTTTCTGCTTCATTGATACCTGTATTGAATCTAAACAGCCTCAATAAGAAGATGCAAATCAATAAGAAAGAATCAGCTCACCTAGCAGGTGTGAATGATACAGGATCCTCCATATATGCCACATGCTCAGGCTTGAGTTGAAGCCGTCGAGGTATGGGTTTGCTTTCAGCAGGGAAACTGCGGTCAAATCCAAGAGAGCCCTTGTAGCGCCCATCTCCTATAAGGGTATCAATGAGCAGGAGATAGGTTTTACAAGTGGCAACAAGCCAGCGCCCATCTGCAGAAACGTCCACTCCTATGATAGGATCACCCAAAGCAGGTAAAGCAGTCTATATGACCCATAATATACAAGATATTATTCTTATATCAGCTTCTGCATTAACATCAACCTCAGTAGTGCATACATACCTTGGCATTTTTGCCAATTTGATCAAATAGCCGAATGTCACCTTTATTGCTGGCAACCACCAGCTTCCCAGATTCTGTTGTAGTGGCAGCAGAGAAATCATTTTTACTGGCATATTGCTTAAATTGACTCTCCACAAGCTTGTTGCCAGACACTCGGGGGTCAATACGGAAGACACCATTGTGGGCTGCAGGCATTGCCAATCACTGTCAGTATAATTTATCTTGCACTGACAGGCCCCCAGCTTCACCTGAAACTCACAATGACCAATAAGTGTTTGCTGTGGGTTCATTTGCGCATACTTTGTACTGAAATTGTTATTCAGCTTgacccaaaaaaaaaaaaaaaaaaaagcagGGCTTGAAGCTGAACAGGCCTTACTCAGggatgatgttgttgacTGCCACTGCATCAGAGACTTTCCATTCATCGACAACCTTCCCATATTCTAGATCCATGCGATAGACTGATCCTTTATTACTGGGATCAAGCAGCAGCATGTCAGAATCTTGATTATGAAGCATCATCTTATAGGGAGTTGTTGAGCACTTGAATACACCATGATTTGTCAACTTCACTCACTTTGTGTGGGGAGAAGGTCTTGCCTTGCACATTTTTGATTCGATCAATAGCAGTTCGAAACTTGAGCCGATCACCATTATGAGCAAAAACACCGATCATATCACCACGAGTGACATAAGATAGGTCATTTTTGTATCCCACTGCCAGATGCTGATTTTTTGACCCCTGTGCAAAAGACTCTTCGCCTGAATCAttatcctcatcttcatgaGCAGAGTCTTCatgcccttcttcaccttctatTTCACCCCCATCTTCattcacctcttcttcctccggTTCTGCCATTTCGATGTCTTCATATGCTTCTTGAATGTACTTCTGTTCGTCggctttggctttggcgTACTTGACCTTGTTTTTGCCTTCCCACATGTATATAGTGAACTTGTCCTTCCATTCACAGAAACAATCGGCTTTGAAGCGTAAGCACCATGTCATGGCAGGGACTCCATCACCTTCGCGGAAAGTGAACATAAACGCGTGATTGGCCTGAAATCAGACTAAGACATGTGTACTATTTTCAATTGTTGAGTACTGACCATATCAAAATGTGCATTCAACTCAGCATCAACCGGTGCGGAAATGAAAGGAGTAGTGCCTTGTCTAACGATGATCCAAGCTAGGACATGTGAGCTTTAAGCTTCGCCTTTCGCCTACAAAAACATCTGGTAAACTTACTATCAAATTCCGCGTTTTCAGCCAGATCAGCGCTCACGTTAGATCCTTGAATAACGAAAAGCTCCGTTTCTGTGTCGAATACATATAAGTCGGCAGAAGCCCGGTGGAGGATAGGGACATCCTGAAAAGGATCCTCTGGATCTTCCAAGCCAAGTGACGACAGTTGATCCTCGACAGTAATGTCCTCTGGCCTTGCAGCGGTTTTTAGAGTGTCGTGTTCCTCGGTATATTTTAGTGCTTGGAGCTGTTCGTCCGTGGCTTCCTCGTGTGAACGTAAATATTTCTATGCACTAGTTAGCGCAACACTTGACAATGACAAAATAGTATTGTGTGTACCCGCTCAAACATGCAATGTAGGAGAGTAAGCTCGAACAGTGAGTTCGTGGCTCTGGGAACAGACTATAAGTCTTAGTCAGTAAATAAAGCAAAGCTGGTGAAGCCAAGCGCATACTTTGCTACTAACAAACTCCCAAAGatccccctcttccccactAAGGTCCTTCCAGGAGCAAGTGGCGTCTCCGTCTAGAGTCCCAAAGCGAAATTGTAAGCTCTGATCGATGAGAAAAACGCGCTCGTCATCCGCTGACATTTCACAATCAGTAAGCACAACAGATACAAAACCAAACCAAGACTTACTCTCCGCATCCTCATCGAGTAGttgctcctctccctcttcataAGCGCGAGTAACAACGAGCTGGTACTGATATTCTGTGCCTGTCCGACGAATAGTCGCGACAGCATCCTGGAAACTGTTCATTCATTAGGTGAACAACATTTTGATAACCTACATGCATTCACGAGACCCTTTGATACTGTCTGGACGGACAAGATACAAAAGACCAGCAGGAATTTG includes:
- a CDS encoding hypothetical protein (HMMPfam hit to Retrotrans_gag, Retrotransposon gag protein, score: 42.9, E(): 8.8e-10); protein product: MSGPSTHIGRAVEKVEKGEEVEHTLDDDNNPTGSFNTNPQSDPFTADNTSSDTQTQLEMMRNHIARLEQQKEELVHKYEGENEQELDDEDEESRSSRDLSAQTPHPEVKREYSRQRTSVPSSRPQEPKVSQPEYYHGQYAKLSTFITQVTMVITLQPSRFPTETSKVLYAGSFLRDTPFLWFQPFVTIDPQPKFMLDFKKFCAELRKNFRDPDEEQTAERQLNTVCQHGSVSSYLATFMCYTTLVQWNDEAKKACFYKGLKDDIKDKLARLPKAKSFKNLQDMAICIDSRRYEWVLAKSTTTNTTFNKEVTVTPAVNLRAAFVPSSARITRRGLPNGPLATIQYYFPFKKLDMLLSANVEEGSQEQECTTKPANTDSCEYFQTLEYNIKNDKNQLTIDFLFHNNVYQALINSGASTNFIDKRFVQTFNLKTMKIEESIPLYLFNTAGQRIIIEKEANILVNFQKPFRPTLLRLLVTDIGSYPIVLGITWLQEHNPSISWETLSVTTRPQQGPALEMR